TGAAGAGAGGAAATGCTTGGGAGGTAAATGAAGATTGTACTCCGGAAACTCCTTAAGACGCCAGTGTAGCTCCTCAAAATGTTGAAACCTGCAACTAGCAgcctaaattttaatttgatgcaAGGGATTCTTGAGATCATAATCTTACAAAAGAGTGATCATCACCCCGCCTAACAAAAGAAAGTTCAAATCACTCTACCTTCTTTTGATAGACCAACTATTGTTGTTCATGTCTGTAACAGATATGGAATAAACAGCAAAAGTTTTGGAGCCACTTCTTACGATATTAGCACTCAGGACCTGCAACAGAGAAAAAGCTTATTCAGTAGACGTCCAAGATCATCCGAGTTAATCCTTAAGTAGGTAACATGGACAAAAGGATGACAATCAAATTCATACCTCACTTcttaatttcaaaaaagaatCAGCAATTATAGAACCTGTTGTAGAATAAGGACCCATACTATGAATTTCCGAAAAGCTTCTTGACGATACATATGATGATGTGTTAGTGTCACTAGAAATTCTACTGAATATTTCTGTCTCAGAGTCATCACTTGGACCATCCGGTTTCACATTTTCTTTGGATTTTAATATATCTTGTCCATCTCCCTGTAAGAAGCTGGTTCTTTGTGTCTCTTGCCACAAGTCTTCCGTTTGGTTGCTTAATCTAGACCTTTTCCGTCCAGACAGTACTCTATTTAAGTGTTTAGAGCGAATATGTGTTTTACTAGCTTTTCCATTTCTTCTCTTATGGCCTTCATTATTTTCAAGTGGATGATGAATGTGATTGACATTCCTTATATTTTTCCCATCCCACACTTGAGTTCCTGGAGAGTCAAAACCAGTCACACTGCTGGGTTCTTCATCTTCAGTAGTGTAAGAACTAGTGCTCTCTGATTCATCCTCATCTGAGCTATGTTCATTTTCCTCTTGATACGAGTAATCTGGAGGATAAATTGGTCTTTTCAAATCACCTTGCGAGGGAGCATTGTCCTTCACATAATGCTTAGCTCCAACCTTGTTTTCTCTCTCACTCTCTTTCTGTTTAGCTTCCTTTGAGTGTCCTGGCGATTTTGGTGCACTTACCAACGAACTCTTCTTGAGTTTATCAGATGCTAGATTGGCCTCTTCTTTCCGTTTATAGTTTCTGCCTTTTGCCCATATATTGTCTAAATTTTCAGGGGCCAGGGCTTCAGTCTTTCTACGAGAAAGCAAATCTAGCCTTTCACCCCACTCTCCTCCAGAGTGGTGTCTATGAATACCTTTTCCGTCATCTGCATCGGCTTGTGATGGCAAAGAACTCCAAGAACGAGTAGACCGAGCATCAAGTGAAAGCAAAGGGTCCAACAACAAATCTGTTCCATTCATAGTGTTCATGGCATGCTCCTCAGTGTTATTAGGTTGGTCATTTTTTAGTTGTACAAGCTCTACGCCCTTGGCAGAAGGATCTAAAACCCGAGAAAAATGATCTGCTGATATTTTACCAGATCCAACCGGCCTGGACTGTGGttcagtttctgctgctgtgTTCCCTTTATCACCCTTCTTTACAGAAACAACTAGAGACTCAATCCTCTCGTTGATGAACCTGACAAAAGTTATTGAACAAGTGAAGAGCAGAACAAAATTTGACTACAACAAGCAAGATCTAGGAAACTGTTACCTTGGATTAGCTATATTTAATACTGGTCGCATTACAACACAAGCAAGAAGCTCCCTGACAATGTTGTGGAATAAAGAGCACTGTGCATCCTCTGACTGAAAAGTGTATGAAATGAGACCATCCATAAGATGCTGGAGTACCTGCAGATCAAGAAGACtaatataagataaataaaacATCCGGACCAAAAGGGCTTCTAGAAATCAATTGATTATCAGTTGTTAAGagataataaaaatgaaattacttTGTGCTCAGCCTCCGGAGAAAACAAAGCAGGATGTAATTTGTTGTCTGCAGCCAACACCAGTTTAAGCTCCACATCTAGCTCTTCAATTGTCAAAGAAATTGGGCGTTTCTTCTGAATCTTTATTTTGCTTGCACGAAACAGCTCCAAGTGAGTGCGTATTAGATTGATAATATCTCTGCATGTGTTCAGTTGAATGAATTCTTTAAGATAAAAAGTTAAGGTAAAGAGGAAATCTTCAGCAACATCCAGgaactaaaattttaaacctTGTGATGAGATCTATAAGATTAATAGTTCTCATGCGACGTGAAATTTCCCCTAGTACACCATTCATGATCTGCACAAGTTCCTCGGGACCCTGTGTATCAGAGGTTATGCGGGAGTACCAGAGATCTGTGACCCACTCAGAAACTATATGCCTGGTGAAGTGATCTATTGCTTCTTCGACAGCAGGTGAATTTACTTTCTTCCTCCAGGTGGACTTCTCATTAAGTGTTCTTGGAATATCAATATGTTTCCTCTGAAAAGTGCTGTTTGATATGGATGACTTACTTTTATATGTTACAGCTTTCATCCGCGCGTCAAAATCAAGAGACAGATAACGAAGGGAAACAATAAAGAGTGCGGCTACAGGCAAGTTGACAAAAACTGAGGAGCTCGTCACTGCGAAGCAAAACAAGGGGAAAATGACAATTTAGGTTTATAAGGCCTGTCGTCATAGTATGTCTAAAGAATAGTCAACTGTAAGTTTAATCCAGATATTGGAACCAACGGATTGCAAACATTCAGCCTTCATCCCACTgcagttttaaaaaaaaaaaaaagtatctcTCAAAGATGCATGTAGCTTACAGAGAGAAATTTGTCATGACAGACATACAGAAGTGTAGGTTCTTAGACTTAGCTCCTACATAGGCAGCTACAATACAAGAAACTTTATACTGGGAAACACTAGAAGCGGTGAAGTACAGCAATTGCATCAACAATTGTTCCGGTACATCAATTAAGTAGTTTACAGCATCATACTCAATCCCAAGACAGATGGCCATCACAACTACAGAAATGCTCGAAcattattaaaaaatgatttctcTGAGCACAAAGAAGAAGGATCAAATCCTTCAATAAACTTTGGTAAAGTCTTACGGCAACAGATTGTTTCCTGCTTTAGCACACATTTTATTTCAAGAGAAGATACTAAGATAAATAGACATTTATATAGAATTAAATCGAGGGAAAATGCACACACATTGTATAAAAACATATCTTCATGCCTATTGCTTGACCAGTAGGGGTGGAACTCCAATATGGCTTATGGGGTACAGCCAAACCCAATAGCTTTGGTCCAACCCCGGtatttatcttaaaaaattcattgaatatgcacaaattattaatttagaacTCAATAACTTAAAAGAACTAGAATCCTGAACCCATAAGCTTCAAATCCTGGCTCTACCTTTGTTGACCAATCATGCATGTCTTCACAATTGTATTAAGTTGTTAGTCATCGGTCATAATTTAAAGGAGGACACTTCCACTTGCGCTTTACCTCTTAGTTCCTCCAATTTTAAGCTTCGCAACTTTGATCTATGACATATTAAGTAGTCAGAAAAGTTGCAAAGAAATACTCCCTGCGAGTCAGACAACATTTGGCTTCTTTTACTGCCTTGCACTCATAAATATCTTAGGTTTTATTCTTTCTTCACATTGGCTTCCATGCCTTCCTGCATCAAATCTATTGGTTGAATCATTGTGGACCTTGAAATGGTATCCATATAGTAAATTGTAAGAGAACTGTGAATCCTATGTGTCGTGCCGATCGCCACAAGAATAGTTATCCATAATTACTTCCAGCCTTTAGGAACTTTTTCTTGatagttttaatgttttcatCTTCTTTTATTCACCTAACTTTATGGATTTTTCTCTAGCCAGCCTGATAAAAATGGGACTTCTTGAAGTCTAATATAATTTCTCATAGAAGTTAGTGTGCTAATTTTGATGATGTGTATGTATTATGCAGGCTGGAAAGGAACTCAAGAAAGAATCCTGTAAAGCGgcacaaaaggaaaaagaaacaaGCAAGCTGTAAGTTGATTACAATCAACAGGAAGATCCCAACAAGCAAGTTGTAAATTGATTAGAATCAACGGGAAGACCTCTTATCTATCAATCAAAGGAAACTATTAAAAATAACTGATACCATCACAAATCAAGGAGAACTCAAAAGTAAGCTATCAAGAACCCATCAATAAAGAAGAAATCATGACACAGACCAAGATGCAGATCTCATTTGGAGTCCCTAAATCTTGTTTGGAGAGAATTGCTCCACAAAGCTGATCAATGGATTAATTGATTGAAAGTCAATAAAGACCTTATTCTTGGAAACAGGACCCTCCTTCCTTCTCCAAGAATCAAATCTCTTGGGTTGTCATCTCTTCTAAAAAAAAACCTTCAGTCTGATCATCCACCTCTATAAGAAGGTCActgaagaaagaagaagatataCAATACATCTGAACCATCTCACAAGCTCTATTCTACTTTTAGCAAGCATTGTTTTTCCGAGTGGTGTactaaaaaaagaagagagaaaaatattgttgGTAAGGCTTTGTatcaaaagattgaaaaaagaaatgaatgtaGATTTAGGAGCTATACTCGACAAGCACTGTATAAGTTCAACAATTTTTCGAACTCCATACattttattagtaattattATCTTCTCAATCTCTGTTTTCACATAGAGTTAAAGTACGTGACGGCAAAAGCACTAGATCATAACGTAAGCATCAATAGTATCTATGCATGGTCTAGCGCAAATCTAGAACAAAAGGAACAGTATCTTctgcaacaacaacatacccaatgtaaGCTGCAACTGCACTGTGTCCTGTCTAATCACTTCTCCGTTATACTTCTCCGACTTACCTCTAGCTAAACTGAAACCATCTACGCCAACCTCTCACACCTCCGCAATTGGGCATCCATGCATCTTCTCTTAACATGTTTGAATCATCTCAATCTCGCTTTCGCATCTTGTCTTTCATTGAGGTCACTCCTACTTTGTTTTGGATATCTTCATTTCTAATCCGATCTCTCCTAGTGTTCCCACACATCCACTGCAGCTTCCTCATTTTTACAATTTTCATCTTCTGAACGTGAGAGTTTTTGCTTGACCAAGACTCTACCCCATACAATATAGTTGGTTGAACCACTACACTGTAGAACTTGCCTTAAAGTTCTGGTAACACCTACTTATTACACAATACTACAAATGCAAGCCTCCACTTATCTACACTGCATTAATATGATGTGTCACATCATCATCAATCTCCTCATTTCCTTGGATACCGAGACCCAAAATACATTAAACTTTGGATGGCATGTGCATCATGTCTCGCTTGCATACCAGCTCAGGTTATAGAAGGGAGTAACATACAAGATCTGACTTTTTCCaactacttcattttatttttttgcacaGGATTCCTTCTAGTGAAGAGAGAACTCTTGAATTTCTTTCTATCAACATGCATGGGATCCCTAGTACTTTCCTCAGCATGTAGTATGTTTCGGTAGAAATCATATTTATCTAGCTCACAACCAGCAAATGTTGATACACGAGCAGGAAGTTGATCACATTTTGAATGAATAAACTTGTGTGATCAGAAGAGGCAGAATCAGGATTTGAAACTTATGGGTTCGGGATTTAGTCCTTTCGAGTTATTGAGTTCAAAGTTAATAATTTAGAcataataaatgattttttaagacAAATAATCAATCACCTGTGGTCAGgaatctaatcctattgttaaCTGGGTGCACTCCTCCGTCGAAGTGCTCTTACAAGGTAACATTGTAACAACCCAATTCACACAAGGTAGCAAATTCAAAGTCCAGCAGATCGAGCCGATACAGGTCAATATACTTATGCAGcagttcttttcttttctccttctttggtttACCAAGTTTATAACATCTACATTTAGTAACTCATTCCTCTAATGATTTAGCTAGTTTATCAAGTCTTCTAGGGAATTCTCGATTAAAGTGATCCTACATTGTCATTTCATAGCTAGTTTCAGCAGTCACTCATTGATTCTTGGGCCTTTCGAGTCACACGAGCTCATTGTAGCACATTCAAACCACCAAAGAAGCTGCATTTCTCTCTCCTTACTGaagtaatttaaaaagattttgcAAGGTCAAAAAGGAGAGGGAGGCCTAAAAGAGCCACTCTACAGTTACATACTTCGCATCCATTATTAAAATCCTCATCACAACCAAAATAAGTAACCTTAGAATCCATCCCTACTTGTACATGAAAGACCTTGGATCAGAAAAATTAGTATGGAATGTCATACCCTAGTCTGAGCCTTCAAATCAATCAAATCCTTACTTCAAGTACATCTACACAAGGTAGGCCCCTCATCAGCGCGGCGGAACCAGGATTTTCATTAATAGTAATCAAAACTACTTAAAAGTAAATACACAAAGAAATTCAATATCTACtacatatatacacaaaaaataataattttaaccttGTATAAACAACAGCGATAGAGGATTACGGTAAAACTACAATAGctctagaaaataaaaatgaacactCACGAGACATTAAATAGGAGAGCCCAATAGCACATATGACTAAGAAAACAACTCTCTTCTTAGCTTCTTCAACAAGGTCTCGAACAGTCACCGATTGCCTTTCGGTGCTCATTTTTTGTGctttttcaaatcaaatccTTCACAATTATCATCGATTACCTAATTGACCACACAATTACAGCAGCAACAATTACTATAACTCAGTCACAAACAAGCTGAATTTGATCTTTCAACAATAGAGATGATCATACTGttgaatttttgatgattttgtaattttcaatatgatgaaattgaatgTGTGGAAATGTTGAGAAGGAGGTGGAGTAGCGATAGGTAGGTATCCGTTCTAATAATTACTTCGTGTCATTTGTGAGTTTTTGTCTAAAAGCATCCTTTAATTATAcgtcaaatttaaattatacctttaaaatattatttttagcaaaaaatatcttttaattatatccaaacttaaaatatattcttaatgTATCATTTTCAATAGAAAACATTCTTCGAGTATTTCTAAGTAAACAACTTTCCTCCTTTTGTAAGATATTATCAAAAAACTAAGGAATCTTACAAAAATATGAGCAGTTAAGTGACTATCAACAAAATTTATTAtgcataatttcattactttctaTCAAAAGTTcttgaataatataaaaaatcttCGACACTATTGCttatgaaactaaaaat
This portion of the Solanum pennellii chromosome 12, SPENNV200 genome encodes:
- the LOC107007266 gene encoding uncharacterized protein LOC107007266 isoform X2 → MSTERQSVTVRDLVEEAKKRVVFLVICAIGLSYLMSLTSSSVFVNLPVAALFIVSLRYLSLDFDARMKAVTYKSKSSISNSTFQRKHIDIPRTLNEKSTWRKKVNSPAVEEAIDHFTRHIVSEWVTDLWYSRITSDTQGPEELVQIMNGVLGEISRRMRTINLIDLITRDIINLIRTHLELFRASKIKIQKKRPISLTIEELDVELKLVLAADNKLHPALFSPEAEHKVLQHLMDGLISYTFQSEDAQCSLFHNIVRELLACVVMRPVLNIANPRFINERIESLVVSVKKGDKGNTAAETEPQSRPVGSGKISADHFSRVLDPSAKGVELVQLKNDQPNNTEEHAMNTMNGTDLLLDPLLSLDARSTRSWSSLPSQADADDGKGIHRHHSGGEWGERLDLLSRRKTEALAPENLDNIWAKGRNYKRKEEANLASDKLKKSSLVSAPKSPGHSKEAKQKESERENKVGAKHYVKDNAPSQGDLKRPIYPPDYSYQEENEHSSDEDESESTSSYTTEDEEPSSVTGFDSPGTQVWDGKNIRNVNHIHHPLENNEGHKRRNGKASKTHIRSKHLNRVLSGRKRSRLSNQTEDLWQETQRTSFLQGDGQDILKSKENVKPDGPSDDSETEIFSRISSDTNTSSYVSSRSFSEIHSMGPYSTTGSIIADSFLKLRSEVLSANIVRSGSKTFAVYSISVTDMNNNSWSIKRRFQHFEELHWRLKEFPEYNLHLPPKHFLSSSLDVPVIRERCKSLDIYLKKLLLLPTVSNSIEVWDFLSVDSQTYSFSNSLSIIETLQADLDRTVRQKSKEPPHGISPRTDLLSSKGKHSNTESKNLTSRIEHDHAGHESRFRKDYVALSPPKRPLTETFEDSNSDNKVHANRKSTPNMQTTSKSVETNSLASPESLVAATVDPTFPSEWVPPNLTVPILDLVDVIFQLQDGGWIRRNAFWVAKQVLQLGMGDAFDDWLIEKIQRLRRGSVVAAGIQRVEQEVETGHWSMCCHQSSSNLLY
- the LOC107007266 gene encoding uncharacterized protein LOC107007266 isoform X1; the protein is MSTERQSVTVRDLVEEAKKRVVFLVICAIGLSYLMSLTSSSVFVNLPVAALFIVSLRYLSLDFDARMKAVTYKSKSSISNSTFQRKHIDIPRTLNEKSTWRKKVNSPAVEEAIDHFTRHIVSEWVTDLWYSRITSDTQGPEELVQIMNGVLGEISRRMRTINLIDLITRDIINLIRTHLELFRASKIKIQKKRPISLTIEELDVELKLVLAADNKLHPALFSPEAEHKVLQHLMDGLISYTFQSEDAQCSLFHNIVRELLACVVMRPVLNIANPRFINERIESLVVSVKKGDKGNTAAETEPQSRPVGSGKISADHFSRVLDPSAKGVELVQLKNDQPNNTEEHAMNTMNGTDLLLDPLLSLDARSTRSWSSLPSQADADDGKGIHRHHSGGEWGERLDLLSRRKTEALAPENLDNIWAKGRNYKRKEEANLASDKLKKSSLVSAPKSPGHSKEAKQKESERENKVGAKHYVKDNAPSQGDLKRPIYPPDYSYQEENEHSSDEDESESTSSYTTEDEEPSSVTGFDSPGTQVWDGKNIRNVNHIHHPLENNEGHKRRNGKASKTHIRSKHLNRVLSGRKRSRLSNQTEDLWQETQRTSFLQGDGQDILKSKENVKPDGPSDDSETEIFSRISSDTNTSSYVSSRSFSEIHSMGPYSTTGSIIADSFLKLRSEVLSANIVRSGSKTFAVYSISVTDMNNNSWSIKRRFQHFEELHWRLKEFPEYNLHLPPKHFLSSSLDVPVIRERCKSLDIYLKKLLLLPTVSNSIEVWDFLSVDSQTYSFSNSLSIIETLQADLDRTVRQKSKEPPHGISPRTDLLSSKGKHSNTESKNLTSRIEHDHAGHESRFRKDYVALSPPKRPLTETFEDSNSDNKVHANRKSTPNMQTTSKSVETNSLASPESLVAATVDPTFPSEWVPPNLTVPILDLVDVIFQLQDGGWIRRNAFWVAKQVLQLGMGDAFDDWLIEKIQRLRRGSVVAAGIQRVEQILWPDGIFITKHPARQHPAPTSSPNCPPGQPSTPLSSPRLENSQKLDEMQKLEAEQRAKFVYELMIDKAPAAIVGLVGHKEYEQCAKDLYYFIQSSVCMKQLVLDLLELLLVSAFPELTSVFNTLHEEKERFGELKID